The nucleotide sequence agcaaatttttgattagtgcttttgtgaacaagaaacaattgactatcccatctcccccttcccccgtcgcgatataaccttcgtggttgaaaacgacgtaaaacaccaaataaagaaagaaatcaaatgaGAGAATTATTTGTCTCGGCGAAAaggcatgtacatgtacaacattaaaattgataaaataaagtgtgtgcgtgtttatgtgtgtttgcttgcttgtttggtcATTTATTTATAGAAATTATACAAAACAGCTCAGAAACACACAGTTTAATTATCATGCATACGAGGACAGATTTCATTTTCTGCCCaatttttatttgttcattAGATACAGGCGGTATTTCTACAGGTACATGTACACTAAACACTTTTGGTGTTTGGTTTCTGCTAGACACACTTCCATTAGCACAAAACTAAAGCATTAAAGCTGGACCGCCCTGatgtggcccttcgtggtcggctgggcgttaagcaaacaaacaaacaaacaaattaaagctGGGTTTAACAATTGTAAATACATATCTTTTGACATAAAATCACTTGCATGACACAATTTTTATAACAATAAGTTGAAGCATTTTCAATATAGAGAAAGATTGTATGCTCTAGTCAATGTCATGCAGTTGTTCTGCATTTGAAAATGAAAGGTGTGTATtttcaaacacacataaacatcaTCTCAAGGGAAACTTGGATGCCAGAACAAAACAGTCATTGCCAAACCCAAAAGCAGTGAGTTGACACACTCCGCTTTTAGCagttttttcttccttttgtgTCATAAGTCATGTAGATCTGATCTTGATTGCTGCGGTCAGACCTGTTCTTGTTTAACATGGGAAAACATTTTTGGCATCATacaaatttatttaaaaaattattattaaaccCTGGGCCTTGCGAACACTCCAGAAATGAACACAACAATTAAATCATGAAAATCACAATTTTGTGCTTTTGGAAGCGTGTAattcatttttaatttttcattttcattactttattgtcccatcgctgggaaattcgggtcgcttcctcccagtggaaagctagcagcaacggagtcgcgctacccaggtgtctgcgtgtttaggtgtattcagccacctgcacttatggcagaatgaccaaggtcttttacatgccattgtgatgacacgggggtgggacatggcttccgtctctgggtctgcacattaagttgacccgtgtccgtcccggcccggattcgaaccagcgacctttcgatcacaagtccagtgctctaccaactgagctaccgggcccccccaAGAAGGTTGGTGTCTTGAATAAAGAGGCTGGTTATCACTTGCAGTGTTCACCAGACTCAAATCACTGTTCTGGTTCAACATGATGACTTTGACATGTAGATGATACCTTGGAAATGTTGCAGCAGGAAAGGCCATAAAGCGTAAACCAATTATATTGGGCTATTGTGGAGCGGCACAACGATAATATGGTACGGAATGCATTCTCCTGTAAACGTAGCCTTTTCACAATAGTGTTTGTGCACATTTATCATCTCTGAGGCTGTTACAACTGTGCCATATTTTTGTGATCATGTTTTACATGAATCAGAGATGGGCCACTTTGAAGGGAAATATATCTCTTTCAAGTTAAAATAGGTTACAAAGACTTGGTGTTTCATATTGATCTTTCGACCAATATTTGATTAACCAAAACAACAGTAATAATAAATATGAACGATTATAATGAGCTTTTTTCTCTCACACCTTAAGGAAAATACTTCAAACATTGCAGGCCACGGCATTCAGGACAGTTTATCACACAATCCGTGTAGCCGTTTAGTGCTGTGATCGGTGAAAGCATCTTGACATGGTAGCACAGTGTGTGTAAACACAATTTCTGATGAACTCCTGTGATTCCTTGAATGTCGCTGTGACCGTAatgacttacacacacacacacaccatcagaCAGCATCTTACAATCAAGCATGTAAGCTATAGATACAACTCAGTACTGGATCGAAATAGCGGAAACACCACACCAAACGATTTTcttcaatgtgtgtgtttgaaaatggCCCGGAGGAACCCGACAGTCACAAATGGAGTGATGGAAAGTAGTCATGTCTTTGTTCCATGACTCGTGACGTCACCTGAACATGATATGACATTATTCAAGAAGCCAGGCTGATATAACTTGTAGGCCGTATCAGCTAGGTGATGTCATTAGGTTGGCACCGTGAGCTTACTCGTGGTAAGATCATCACACCAAACCTAGATCATCTCATTTTcgttttaaaatgttgcagcAGGATACGAAGTACACACATGCAGTGAAGCCGCAACGGCTGGTTTTGTTGGTTGTATTGTGATGACGTCACAACAAATGAAGGTCACATGATTCACACATGCTCCATCCAGAGACCCACGGCGTGAACGATATCCAGCGATGTAGGTCTGTCCTCGCGGGCTCCTGCCCAGCACTGCGTGTACAGGTCGCAGAACAGGACCTCAAACGGATTGTcgtcgtccttgtcatcgtcctTGTCGTCATCGACGTCGACGTCTTTGATGGGAGGACGACGAGGGCGAAGGTTGTTGGAAACTACCTGGTAGACCACTGCATGAGGCGGTAAGCCCTCGTACGGTCCTCGACGGGTGCGCTGCAACAAATGGAGGAAAAAAACCACGAAGAGAACAGTTACGTGTTTGGCATTGCCGAACAGATTACTCGACCATataaggggcggggatgtagctcagtcggtagcgcgctggagtttgtatccagttggccgctgtcagcgtgagttcgtccccacgtcacgttcggcgagagatttatttctcagagtcaactttgtgtgcagactatcctcggtgtccgaacacccccgtgtgtacacgcaagcacaagaaccaagtccagtgcgcacgaaaaagatcctgtaatccatgtcagagttcggtgggttatagaaacacgaaaagacccagcatgcttcctccaaaagcggcgtatggctgcctaaatggcggggtaaaaacggtcatacacgtaaaagccgtgggagtttcagcccatgaacgaacaaacaaacaaacaaacgaccaGTTAGGTGTGCTGAGGAGCCCCGGGGGTACGGAAAGtttcagccttttttttcttttgactGACTGATCGCGGCTAGAACAAGTATCCAGCTAACGttcacaaacacaaacgcacGTGGCTATCTCACTATCTACATATGTACCAAAGCAGTAAGCAACTGGGAAAAGTGAGAGGTCCTTGTCTGCCTGATCCTTCCATGTTAATTGTTTTGCAGACAACAAAtcaacaaatcaacaaacaaacaaacgtttaCGTGAAGCCAGCAATTCCAGACATcagctcagcaatgtaatttctcttttagagattaataaagttattgtattgtattgtattgtattgtattgtattgtatcacaACCATTTTAGATGAGGCCCAGCAACAAAAATTGCACTACTCACCATCTGCCACAGAGTCACCCCCAAGGAGTACACGTCAGAGCGGGGACACGGCCTGAGGCCCCTCAGCAGCTCCGGAGCTCTGTACGCCAGCGTCCCCGCCACTTCGTTCCCCCTCCACACTCCCCCTGCTCCTCCCTCTCCCAGCCCCTCCCCGAGCTcctcctcccctctccctcccacGGGGGCCAGCTGGTGGCAGCAGCCAAAGTCCGCGATGCGTAGCGTGAGGTCTTTGGTGAGGATGCAGTTGGCTGGCTTGAGGTCCAGGTGTACGATGTTGAGGGAGTGGAGGTAGTGCAGTCCGCGGGCCATCTGCAATGCCAGGCTGAAACAATACTCACGGAAACctcaattttgtgtgtgtgaagctgTTTTCTTAAAACACATTTTACCCGTATGAGCTTGATACAAAAAAAACCCGTTTGTACAAGAaggttctttttttttcccttgaATGATAACATTAGAATAtcaacagcaaacaaacaaaacaaaaactaaatacGAATGTAGGGGATGAGGAGTTTAAGTTACAGAGAACTCAGTATGGGCTAAGGAGTTCTACCACACTAGTGGTGTGTTGGTCCACTTTTCTGTCCTGCATCAAAGCATACCACCAAGCACAGGATTATAGAAAATCTGATTTttcgtcaacaacaacaacaacaacaacaacaacaacaacaacaacaacaacaacaacaacaacaacaactactgaCAGAACCTGACAACACCGCGGGCATAACGCTACAACTAACTTCTGAAGCTTTATGTGCAGAATCAGAGACGGTATCTATGGCCCAACtgtgtgtcaccacagtggcacgtaaaagacatcGACCATTCTGCCATAATTTATAAACATAAACATGTGGCATAAACACAGGTGTCTGATTGCACCGAACCACTCACACACCTGGAGAGCGCGACTTTGGTTGCTGCCAGTTTTGCACTGGGAGAAGCGCCCCCAActtcccagcattgggataataCATTAATGgacatgaaaaatgaaaaatgaaagaacCGCCCACCTGAGTGTGGTAGGGGTGTCGAGGTCGTGGAGCGGGTCGTTGATGACGGTCTGTAGGTTATGGATTCCCACGTAGTCCATGATGATGTAGGCGCCCTCCACGAAGCCGTGCAGCGACGTGGCGCCCAGCACACTCACTATGTTGCGGTGCTTCAGGCCCAACCTGTATCGACAACACAAGCTCATTAATTGTGCAAGAATCAAGGGTCTGTATCAATTACATTAAAGAAGTACGACACCAACGAAACAGCTCTAGGACTGACGACAGACGCTCACCACATTGCGGTGCTTCAGGGCTAGTCTGCGTAGACAATGCAATGACATTGTGCAAGAATCGAGTCTGTACCAATTACATTAAAGAAGTACGACACCAACGAAACAGCTTTAGGACCGACGACAGACCTCCTCCACGCTCACCACATTGCGGTGCTTCTGGACAAGTCTGCGTGGACAACACAAGCACATTGTGCAAGAATCACGAGTCTTTTTCAAATACATTTAAACAGGTTCGGACAGAACTGCGGCTGTAGTGTCGCAATAAATGCAACAAATGCAACAGGTGCCCATCTCTGTATACAACGAGTAAACTGTGGGTTGATGATGTATTCGAACAAATCAGATCAGAAATTTGGAGGACTCGAGGTTTTTCATTCTTATTTCACTAATACCGTTGTTAAAGCTTTGTTTCCCAGAATCAGGGATGGTCTCATTTGCAAGCATACTTAGGTCACTGTCAAACATGTAAACAAAAGTGGACACATCAGTTACCAGTAAATCAGTAGGTTACTGTCGTCTGAATTGCGTATATTATATAGGTTATTATGCGCTCAATAGTACACACTTTTGATGTCTGCAGGTGACCTATGACCTTTTCTGGCCAAAACAGCTAGACCCGAAAATAAATGTTAAACACTGTAAAAAGGATAAGAATAAGCAGAATAAATTTATCTCTAGAGACGACATTAAGTCGAAAGACTGGAGAAGAAGACATCTGGTCTTGGAGCCTGATATTAATTCGGCTAAGTCAACTTCGCAAAATCTACTTCACGCAGAGTTTGCTGCACGAAGCCCAAATTGGCACTGAATCGttggtaaagaaaacaaaccttCACGAAGTCTTCGCAAAGTCAACTTCGTCATCATCGAGACTAGCAAGGCTTGGTGGCTAGCCGAAActcgaagaccgagacgggggTTGAGCCGGTTTACAGCCTTAAAGAAGGCAataattacagtggaaccccccttttaagaccccttccttttaagaccttgttttctcagactttctgttcataacctctatcaaattactccacatttaaagactcccttcggcggggatgtagctcagtcggtagagcagggcggggatgtagctcagtcggtagagcagggcggggatgtagctcagtcggtagagcatggcggggatgtagctcagtcggtagagcagggcggggatgtagctcagtcggtagagctgggcggggatgtagctcagtcggtagagcagggcggggatgtagctcagtcggtagagcagggcggggatgtagctcagtcggtagcgcgctggatttgtatccagttggccgctgtcagcgtgagttcgtccccacgttcggcgagagatttatttctcagagtcaactttgtgtgcagactctcctcggtgtccgaacaccccgcgtgtgtacacgcaagcacaagaccaagtgcgcacgaaaaagatcctataatccatgtcagagttcggtgggttatagaaacacgaaaatacccagcatgcttcctccgaaagcggcgtatggctgccttaatggcgggataaaaacggtcatacacgtaaaagccgtgggagtttcagctcatgatcgaaacaaacaaacaaacaagactgCCCTCTTTTGAAACCCGATTTTCTCATATTTGTttaggtctgaaaagggggtggggggggggggggtgggttccactgtactcattTAAATCTTACCTGTACACCAGAAGCTCGGAGTTGTAGGACTGGACCAGAGCCTTGGGGTTGGCGAGGTGCTTGTGGTACATCTTGACCGCCACAGTGCGGCCTCGGATACTGGCCACGTACACCGACCCGAACCCCCCTGTCCCCACCAGGTTGCCCAGAATGATCTGGTCCTGCTCGACTCGTCCGCAGCGCGCTGGCGTGTTGCCCCTAGCTATGGGCGAGCCGATGTAGCGACTGGGGGTGGAAGGGCTGGAGTGCAGCAGCGTTTCGCTCACCATCGTGCTATTGTTATTGTTGACggtggtgctgttgttgttattgttgtcggtggtgctgttgttgttgttggtggtggtgaggttggtggtggtgaggttggtgttgttgttgcagtcCGGAGACTATGTCGGGGCTGAGAGTGCAATCTAGACATGGGGATAAGAATAAAACTATTACACTGACTGCGTCCACCAAAATTGGGTTGTCTTTCTGaactgaaacaagtcgcgtaaggcgaaaatacaacatttagtcaagtagctgttgaactcacagaatgaaactgaacgcaatgcaatttttcatcaagaccgtatactcgtagcatcgtcagtccaccgctcatgctcatggcaaaggcagtgaaattgacaagaagagcggtttagtagttgcgctgagaagggtagcacgcttttctgtacctctcttcgtttta is from Littorina saxatilis isolate snail1 linkage group LG5, US_GU_Lsax_2.0, whole genome shotgun sequence and encodes:
- the LOC138965986 gene encoding serine/threonine-protein kinase mos-like gives rise to the protein MVSETLLHSSPSTPSRYIGSPIARGNTPARCGRVEQDQIILGNLVGTGGFGSVYVASIRGRTVAVKMYHKHLANPKALVQSYNSELLVYRLGLKHRNIVSVLGATSLHGFVEGAYIIMDYVGIHNLQTVINDPLHDLDTPTTLSLALQMARGLHYLHSLNIVHLDLKPANCILTKDLTLRIADFGCCHQLAPVGGRGEEELGEGLGEGGAGGVWRGNEVAGTLAYRAPELLRGLRPCPRSDVYSLGVTLWQMRTRRGPYEGLPPHAVVYQVVSNNLRPRRPPIKDVDVDDDKDDDKDDDNPFEVLFCDLYTQCWAGAREDRPTSLDIVHAVGLWMEHV